Below is a genomic region from Sphingomonas phyllosphaerae.
ACCGGGCGATAGTTGGTGCCGGTGTAATATTCGGTGATCCAGACGATCAGCCCGGTGACGGCGAGGCCGATCATCATGCACCAGAACAGGTCGGTGCCGGTGAACGCCGTCGCGGCGGGAACGCCGGCGGTCGCCGCGTCGGCGCTGCCGGTGGTGATCGCGTCGAAGGCGGCGTCGCGGTCGGCATCGAGGAAGCCTGCGCCGCCGATCACCTGATGCATGTCGCCGAGCGTCCATTGCGTTACCGCCCAGATCGCCGGCACCGACAGCAAGGCCGAGGTCCAGAAGCCCTTGTAGAGCGCACCCATGATCGTGCCGCGCCCGAGCCGGACCAGATAGGTGCCGATGATCGAGGTGATGATGCAGACCCCGCCGATCGCGAGCGGCAGGCTCATGAGGCGCATCAGCTCGGCAGGGCTGGCCTGGATCAGCAGCGCGATCGACACCATCGTCACGCCGAGCGTCACGACATAGGTTTCGAACAGATCGGCGGCCATGCCCGCGCAGTCGCCGACATTGTCGCCGACGTTATCGGCGATCACCGCCGGGTTGCGGGGATCGTCCTCGGGGATGCCGGCCTCGACCTTGCCGACGAGATCGGCGCCGACGTCGGCGGCCTTGGTGAAGATCCCGCCGCCCAATCGCGCGAAGATCGAGATCAGCGACGCGCCGAACGCCAGCGCGGTCAGCGCCTCGACGATCGCGCGGTCATTGGGGAGCAGGTTCGAGGGGCCGGTGAGATACCAGAAGAACAAAGCGATCGCGAGCAGCCCGAGCCCGGCGACGAGCATGCCCGTGACCGCGCCGGAGCGGAACGCCATCGTCAGCCCGCCCTGCAGCGAGCCGCGCGCGGCCTCGGCAGTGCGGACGTTGGCGCGGACCGAGATCGTCATCCCGACAAACCCGGCGACGCCCGAGAGCAACGCGCCGATGACGAAGCCGATCGTCGAGAGCGTGCCTAAGGTGGCGAAGAGCACGATTGCGACGACGACGCCGACGATCGCGATGGTGGTATATTGCCGCCCGAGATAGGCGCGCGCGCCCTCCTGGATGGCGGCGGCGATATCCTGCATCCGCTCATTGCCCGGCGAAGCGGACAACACCTGTCGACTGGTCACGAAGCCATAGAGTACGGCGATCAGGCCGCAGACGATGGCAAGATAGACGATCGTCATGCCCTTCATCCCTCCTAGTGGCGCGTCCGGTCTGTCGCCGGTACGTCGCGCGGGGGGTGGAGGCTAACAGGTGGCGGCGTCAGCGCAACCCGTGCTGGTAGCCGAGCGAGGCGGGCAGCGGGAGCAATCGGCTATCCTGGGTCAACGTCAGCCCGGTGCCGGGTGCGAAGGTGCCGACGCGGGTGGCGGGGACGGGGAGCGCGCGGCCGGCGGGGGCGGCGAACAGCAGCTCGTAATCGTCGCCGGCAGTGGCGGCGGCGAGCGGATCGGTGACGCCGTGGGCGAGCGGGACGGCGGCGAGGTCGATGGTGACCGCGAGATCGCTGGCGGCGGCCATGCGCGCGGCGTCGATCAGCAGGCCGTCGGAGAGGTCCATCATCGCATGGACCCGTGAGGCGAGCGCGCGGCCTTCGGCGAGGCGCGGGACGGGGCGGCGGTAGCGGGCGAGCAGCGCCGGGTCGCCGCTGCCGGCGCGGGCGATGGCGAGCCCGGCCCCGGCGTCGCCGATCGTGCCGGTGACGTAGAGCGCGTCGCCGGGCTTTGCGCCCGCGCGCAGCGGGGCGGGGGCGTCGCGGCCGAAGGCGGTGACGGTGAGGATGCGTGGGGCGTTCCCGGGGAGCGTTACGGTGTCGCCGCCGAGGAGCGGACAGGCGAGGGTGGTCAGCACTTCGCCGAGGCCGTCGAGGAAGGCGGCGTCCCATGTTTCGTCGCCGAGCGGGTAGTTGAGGAGGATGCCCTCGACCAGCGCGCCCTTGGCGGCGAGGTCGGAGAGGTTGGTGGCGACCAGCTTCCACGCGACGTCCTGCGGCGGATCGGTGGGGAGGAAGTGGATGCCCTCGACCAGCGTGTCGGTGG
It encodes:
- a CDS encoding sodium-translocating pyrophosphatase: MTIVYLAIVCGLIAVLYGFVTSRQVLSASPGNERMQDIAAAIQEGARAYLGRQYTTIAIVGVVVAIVLFATLGTLSTIGFVIGALLSGVAGFVGMTISVRANVRTAEAARGSLQGGLTMAFRSGAVTGMLVAGLGLLAIALFFWYLTGPSNLLPNDRAIVEALTALAFGASLISIFARLGGGIFTKAADVGADLVGKVEAGIPEDDPRNPAVIADNVGDNVGDCAGMAADLFETYVVTLGVTMVSIALLIQASPAELMRLMSLPLAIGGVCIITSIIGTYLVRLGRGTIMGALYKGFWTSALLSVPAIWAVTQWTLGDMHQVIGGAGFLDADRDAAFDAITTGSADAATAGVPAATAFTGTDLFWCMMIGLAVTGLIVWITEYYTGTNYRPVKSIAKASETGHGTNVIQGLAISLEATALPTIVIVIAVIAAYKLAGIIGIAFAATAMLALAGMVVALDAYGPVTDNAGGIAEMAGLEDEVRERTDALDAVGNTTKAVTKGYAIGSAGLAALVLFGAYTTDLRTYFPDLTVDFSLSNPYVIVGLLLGALLPYLFGAFGMTAVGRAAGAVVQEVREQFRDNPGIMQGTSRPNYGRTVDLVTRAAIREMIVPSLLPVLSPIALYFIVRAVDGQASGFAALGAMLLGVIVSGLFVALSMTSGGGAWDNAKKYIEDGNHGGKGSEAHKAAVTGDTVGDPYKDTAGPAVNPMIKITNIVALLLLAALAGHG
- the thiL gene encoding thiamine-phosphate kinase, yielding MSEADFLARLRTLPLHPGARGLIDDTATLAGLTITTDTLVEGIHFLPTDPPQDVAWKLVATNLSDLAAKGALVEGILLNYPLGDETWDAAFLDGLGEVLTTLACPLLGGDTVTLPGNAPRILTVTAFGRDAPAPLRAGAKPGDALYVTGTIGDAGAGLAIARAGSGDPALLARYRRPVPRLAEGRALASRVHAMMDLSDGLLIDAARMAAASDLAVTIDLAAVPLAHGVTDPLAAATAGDDYELLFAAPAGRALPVPATRVGTFAPGTGLTLTQDSRLLPLPASLGYQHGLR